From a region of the Rhipicephalus microplus isolate Deutch F79 chromosome X, USDA_Rmic, whole genome shotgun sequence genome:
- the LOC142776795 gene encoding uncharacterized protein LOC142776795, translating to MSGGGDDFRELRDLRDNLNCVRHRTDLPRRESTDARPTLPTSGKRTYDSDEPLPRRPETEVAVDVEHAGSVNAYAQSNRDDAPAGETANQTNEYKVFSRGTAENSWHSSVHHLAKPMHHRDALTSINPTSTRAQSACSSEERRTPKTHASMTEKYFSPDSNFDFEYAEGPNTEKNNVVKHSNMREERHNMVPEISNSGRVSHSLRPSSANAMGCPLAFKVQETNRDRPFMRGHDYLEHNYATMCLRIDPGVTGLKKQGLEEQEDVTLPQDRLQWRSLATGRSDAECLGEQHEQNRASHRCRNREHAISTDSESDDSEHGGKVPKLQSHEGEGHRLEQPSSGRQGLSLEAPSEDELVMEDLNERFYELYKSD from the coding sequence ATGAGTGGGGGCGGAGATGATTTTCGTGAGTTGCGAGACCTCCGAGACAACTTGAATTGTGTGAGACACCGTACGGATCTGCCACGGCGTGAATCAACAGACGCTCGTCCTACACTGCCTACCTCTGGCAAACGCACTTATGACTCGGACGAACCACTACCACGAAGACCAGAAACTGAAGTTGCAGTCGACGTAGAACACGCAGGCAGCGTCAATGCGTACGCACAAAGCAACCGAGATGATGCCCCAGCGGGTGAAACTGCTAATCAAACAAACGAGTACAAAGTATTCTCGAGAGGTACTGCTGAAAACAGCTGGCACAGCAGTGTGCACCACCTAGCCAAGCCAATGCATCATAGAGATGCACTCACCAGTATCAACCCGACGAGCACCAGAGCACAAAGTGCTTGTAGCTCAGAAGAGAGAAGAACACCGAAGACTCATGCGTCGATGACAGAAAAGTATTTTTCACCTGACAGCAATTTTGACTTCGAATATGCGGAGGGGCCTAACACTGAGAAGAACAATGTTGTCAAGCATTCGAATATGCGTGAAGAGCGACACAACATGGTGCCAGAAATAAGCAACAGTGGCCGAGTATCGCATTCTTTGCGCCCTTCAAGCGCGAATGCTATGGGCTGTCCACTAGCTTTTAAGGTGCAAGAAACCAATCGAGACCGCCCATTTATGCGAGGCCACGACTATCTGGAACACAACTATGCGACTATGTGCCTGCGCATCGACCCCGGAGTCACTGGCCTCAAGAAGCAGGGACTCGAAGAACAGGAGGACGTCACATTACCACAAGATCGCCTGCAATGGCGCTCGTTGGCCACCGGTAGGTCAGATGCAGAATGTCTGGGCGAACAACACGAGCAGAATCGCGCCTCACATAGGTGCCGCAATAGGGAGCATGCGATAAGCACCGATTCAGAGAGCGACGACAGCGAGCACGGAGGGAAAGTGCCAAAACTACAAAGTCACGAAGGCGAAGGACATCGATTGGAGCAGCCCTCTTCTGGCCGACAGGGCCTCTCTTTGGAGGCTCCATCTGAGGATGAACTAGTGATGGAAGACTTAAATGAGCGTTTCTATGAGCTATACAAGTCAGATTAA